The DNA window AAGGGACGAGCCCGACTGGAGGTGGAGCCGGGCACGCAGGCCGGCAAAATCCTTCGGATGCGCAACCGTGGCATTCCGGACCTGGAAGGGAGTGGGAAGGGCGATCAGATGATTCGGATTCACGTGTGGACGCCGCAGGAGCTCTCCGATAGCGAGCAGGAGATGATGGAGCAGTTGCAGCACCACGACAATTTCCAGCCACAGCCGGAGGAACGCCCCCACGAGAAGTCCTTCTTCCGTCGCGTGTCCGACGTGTTCTCGTAACGTCATTGATTGGTCCTGAACGGGGCGGTAGGTCGCACGTACGGCGTACACGAGGGGCCGTCGCTACTGACGGACGGCTCCCGTGTCGTTGTTTGCTGTGCGTCCCGTCCCATCAAGTTTGCGGAGTTTCATGCCTGATCCCGTTGAGGGAAGTGTCTTTCGGACCGTCATGCGCCGGGTGCCCTCTCCCGTCGTGGTCATCACGGCGAAAGGGGAGGACGACGCGCGAGGCATCACCATCGGCTCATTCACGAGTGTGGCTCTCGATCCGCCCCTCGTGAGCTTCAACGTGGGAACGCAGTCGCGGATGTACGATGTGATGGAGACCTGCTCTCGGTTTGCCGTCCACGTTCTGTCGGAAGAGCAGGTGCACCTGGCCAAGCGCTTTGCGGTGCCCGGCCTCACTGCCCGTGAGCAATTTGAAGGGGTTCCTCACTCGCACGATGAGTACGGCACGCCTATCCTCGAAGGCGTGACGGCCCGAATGCACTGCACACGCCACGATTCCATGCCGGCCGGCGATCACGTCCTGTACGTCGGCCTCGTCGTGGATGTGGATGATCGGCCCGATCGGGGCGCGGTCCT is part of the Salinibacter sp. 10B genome and encodes:
- a CDS encoding flavin reductase family protein, whose translation is MPDPVEGSVFRTVMRRVPSPVVVITAKGEDDARGITIGSFTSVALDPPLVSFNVGTQSRMYDVMETCSRFAVHVLSEEQVHLAKRFAVPGLTAREQFEGVPHSHDEYGTPILEGVTARMHCTRHDSMPAGDHVLYVGLVVDVDDRPDRGAVLYYHSGYRGVGSELPSTELSPVNRVSSDSS